In one window of Henckelia pumila isolate YLH828 chromosome 1, ASM3356847v2, whole genome shotgun sequence DNA:
- the LOC140874101 gene encoding uncharacterized protein has protein sequence MSYLVEGGSSKILKRTKLMLHNEPEMAHQLLSKIATVTADYLNMQIAAGVNAVQIFDSWAQALAWDDYKEFSHRYIAEIISKLNRKDIPVISFCKGSSVFAPLMAEANPDVISIDWNVDLLDIKKRLPACIAVQGNLDPHILYADKKVIKERIYRLFDRMKGENGFILTWSTHYARYPVIDIEEAGHEPSVNPLAAANLDAKVLMGMIQRLAPGYRIVFNLYALEGYSHKEIAEIVGITEGASKSQLSRARTILKEQIAKMEGKSYGYAG, from the exons ATGAGTTATTTGGTTGAAGGTGGATCATCAAAGATTTTAAAGCGTACCAAACTGATGCTGCACAATGAGCCTGAAATGGCCCATCAGCTGTTATCAAAAATTGCAACTGTTACAGCCGATTACCTGAACATGCAAATTGCAGCAGGCGTTAACGCCGTGCAGATCTTTGACAGCTGGGCACAGGCTTTAGCATGGGATGATTATAAAGAATTTAGTCACCGTTATATTGCCGAGATCATCAGCAAGCTGAACCGTAAAGATATCCCGGTGATCTCTTTCTGTAAAGGCAGCTCGGTTTTCGCGCCGTTAATGGCCGAGGCTAATCCTGATGTGATCTCAATAGACTGGAATGTTGATTTGTTGGATATCAAAAAACGTTTACCGGCATGTATAGCGGTACAAGGCAACCTTGATCCGCATATTCTTTATGCCGATAAAAAAGTAATTAAAGAACGCATCTACCGCTTGTTCGACCGTATGAAGGGCGAAAACGGCTTCATCTTAACCTGGTCCACGCATTATGCCCGATATCCC GTAATTGATATTGAAGAAGCAGGGCACGAGCCGTCGGTTAATCCGCTCGCAGCGGCTAACCTGGATGCAAAAGTGCTGATGGGCATGATACAGCGACTGGCACCGGGATACCGCATAGTGTTTAACCTTTACGCGTTGGAAGGCTATTCGCACAAAGAGATAGCAGAAATTGTTGGCATTACCGAGGGTGCCTCAAAATCGCAGCTATCAAGGGCTCGTACAATATTGAAAGAACAAATTGCTAAAATGGAGGGCAAAAGTTATGGATATGCAGGATAA